One Jeotgalicoccus saudimassiliensis DNA window includes the following coding sequences:
- a CDS encoding alpha/beta hydrolase, whose product MALMRINFFSHALGKHHHFNLILPEQDEHYDMAAKPRLLPSVMILHGLSSDNNSYMRFTSAERYANEHNLAVILPDGDHSFYANMLYGHSYKDHILEVWRYAHQIFPLSKAREDNFLAGHSMGGFGVIKTAFENPELFGKACFMSSAANIERLLDYDWPDFKMRGIIGDVNTAAGTALDIKKIVADGVGAVGVDGLPELYMMCGTEDFIYEDNVEFKGFLESKGISFKYEEGPGDHDYTYWDAGILKAMQWMSGK is encoded by the coding sequence TTGGCTTTAATGCGAATCAACTTTTTCTCACATGCTCTCGGCAAGCACCATCATTTTAATTTAATTCTGCCTGAACAGGATGAACATTACGACATGGCGGCCAAGCCCCGGCTTCTCCCATCCGTAATGATTCTACACGGCTTAAGCAGCGATAATAATTCATACATGCGGTTTACAAGTGCGGAACGCTACGCCAATGAACATAATCTTGCAGTGATTCTGCCTGACGGAGACCACAGCTTTTATGCAAACATGTTATACGGGCACAGTTATAAAGATCATATACTTGAAGTGTGGCGTTACGCCCATCAGATTTTCCCGCTGTCGAAAGCACGGGAGGATAATTTCCTTGCAGGACATTCAATGGGCGGTTTCGGCGTTATAAAAACAGCATTTGAAAATCCGGAACTGTTCGGCAAAGCATGCTTTATGTCGAGTGCCGCAAATATTGAGCGGCTCCTTGACTACGACTGGCCGGACTTTAAAATGCGGGGCATTATCGGTGACGTTAATACGGCAGCCGGGACCGCACTGGATATTAAAAAGATTGTTGCAGACGGCGTCGGGGCTGTCGGAGTTGACGGCCTGCCGGAACTGTACATGATGTGCGGGACCGAAGACTTCATCTATGAAGATAACGTGGAGTTTAAAGGCTTCCTTGAGTCAAAAGGCATTTCCTTTAAATACGAGGAAGGTCCCGGGGACCATGATTACACCTACTGGGACGCCGGAATATTAAAAGCGATGCAGTGGATGAGCGGAAAGTAA
- a CDS encoding thioredoxin domain-containing protein has translation MKNRYTADIEYLTVGLENASIEVEAFVNLGCPYSAKFFEIASNVIKPYTDSGHVKFVVKHVDRTKDQLLRGTIANNYVDHDDPVEGFAAMKKLFRTQRSWVKSFRKTLEMCEDELGLPEQTAAYERGAAVLEDFNERGLKIVPTVFINGEHLTEYKPADQSDEEIGRLFTERIESLK, from the coding sequence GTGAAAAACCGATATACTGCTGATATTGAATATTTAACAGTAGGGCTGGAAAACGCATCGATTGAAGTGGAGGCTTTTGTAAATCTCGGCTGTCCGTACAGCGCGAAGTTCTTTGAAATTGCATCCAATGTCATTAAACCTTATACAGACAGCGGGCATGTGAAGTTTGTTGTGAAGCATGTGGACCGTACGAAAGATCAGCTGCTCCGCGGCACGATTGCCAATAACTATGTGGACCACGACGATCCGGTGGAAGGCTTCGCGGCGATGAAAAAATTATTCCGGACGCAGAGATCATGGGTGAAGAGTTTCAGAAAGACGCTTGAAATGTGTGAAGATGAACTTGGACTTCCTGAGCAAACTGCCGCTTATGAACGCGGTGCAGCAGTGCTGGAAGATTTTAATGAACGCGGACTGAAGATTGTGCCGACTGTATTTATTAACGGGGAACATCTTACAGAATATAAGCCGGCAGATCAGAGTGATGAAGAGATCGGCAGGTTATTTACTGAAAGAATAGAGTCATTGAAATAG
- a CDS encoding ABC transporter permease: MTGNLMSDLYNYFVNNFAYLLSLFTDHLLMSVYGVLFAAIVGIPVGIFIARYAKLSGIVITLANIIQTIPALAMLAILMLVMGLGTNTVIVTVFLYALLPIIKNTYAGITGVDKNITDAGKSMGMTRNQVLRMIELPLALSVIIGGLRIALVVAIGIVAIGSFIGAPTLSDLIIRGTNATDGTVYILAGAIPIALIAIIIDFALRFLERKLDPTYNPEDKEPKAQTVNN; this comes from the coding sequence ATGACAGGTAATTTGATGTCCGATTTATATAATTATTTCGTCAACAACTTCGCCTACCTGCTCAGCCTGTTTACAGATCATCTGCTGATGAGTGTTTACGGCGTGCTGTTTGCTGCAATCGTCGGCATCCCGGTCGGAATTTTTATCGCGCGCTATGCAAAACTTTCAGGCATTGTAATTACACTTGCGAATATTATCCAGACGATTCCCGCACTCGCGATGCTCGCGATTTTAATGCTCGTTATGGGACTCGGTACAAATACGGTTATCGTGACGGTATTCCTGTACGCGCTGCTGCCGATTATTAAAAACACGTACGCAGGCATTACCGGTGTCGATAAAAATATTACCGATGCCGGAAAAAGTATGGGAATGACACGCAATCAGGTGCTCCGCATGATTGAGCTGCCGCTCGCACTGTCGGTAATTATCGGCGGTCTGCGCATCGCGCTTGTCGTTGCAATCGGTATCGTTGCGATTGGGTCATTTATCGGTGCACCGACACTGTCCGACTTAATCATCCGCGGAACGAACGCTACGGACGGCACCGTGTATATTTTAGCCGGTGCCATTCCGATTGCACTGATTGCGATTATTATCGACTTCGCGCTGCGTTTCCTTGAACGCAAGCTCGATCCGACATATAATCCTGAAGATAAAGAACCGAAAGCTCAAACAGTGAACAACTAA
- a CDS encoding nuclease-related domain-containing protein has translation MLITKRKISKELLYCRALSFRSRLNAEESKKLSVLERGYAGECIYDEVFEDVGHGTVFVFRDIYLGIEDSVAQYDSLIVSDAGVTVNEIKNYSGFYRVENGKWFAGSFEVPDDPAVQLKRAMNKLLRLKYIHSLNFGIEGRVVFPHIDFRLNYDDPGMRAKLVMRAELRDYLKQFKNEYAGSYAERIADAVSAHIIDNPYFDKSADFDLVRKGLYCGNCGSFEVTDNHFYMRCGGCGSQETKETHLLRAISDFSALFSNERMTKKRMMEFINYKISSRTALRMLEKYCVRIKNGPRTYYKFKYHDFNEAYYKNEELYRYKDKKMI, from the coding sequence ATGCTAATTACAAAACGGAAAATCAGTAAAGAGTTGTTGTACTGCAGAGCATTGAGTTTTCGAAGTCGTTTGAATGCAGAAGAATCGAAGAAACTGTCGGTACTCGAGCGCGGATATGCCGGAGAATGTATTTACGATGAGGTATTTGAAGATGTGGGGCACGGAACGGTGTTTGTGTTCCGTGATATTTATTTGGGAATTGAAGACAGCGTCGCACAGTACGATTCATTAATCGTGAGCGATGCAGGGGTTACAGTAAACGAAATAAAAAACTACTCGGGTTTTTATCGTGTGGAAAATGGTAAATGGTTTGCCGGAAGTTTTGAGGTGCCGGACGATCCGGCTGTGCAGCTGAAACGTGCGATGAACAAGCTGCTCAGATTAAAATATATTCATTCGCTGAATTTTGGTATTGAGGGCAGGGTGGTGTTTCCGCATATCGATTTCAGGTTGAATTATGATGATCCGGGGATGCGTGCGAAACTGGTGATGCGGGCGGAGCTGCGTGATTATTTAAAGCAGTTTAAAAACGAATATGCGGGGAGTTACGCCGAGCGGATTGCCGATGCGGTTTCCGCACACATTATTGATAATCCTTACTTTGATAAAAGTGCTGATTTTGATTTGGTGAGAAAGGGATTGTATTGCGGGAATTGCGGAAGTTTTGAAGTGACGGACAATCATTTTTATATGAGATGCGGGGGATGTGGAAGCCAGGAAACGAAAGAAACGCATCTTCTGAGAGCGATAAGTGATTTCAGTGCACTGTTTTCAAATGAAAGAATGACCAAGAAAAGGATGATGGAGTTTATCAATTATAAAATCAGCTCCAGAACAGCATTGAGAATGCTGGAAAAGTATTGCGTCCGTATAAAGAATGGTCCCCGGACATATTATAAATTTAAGTATCATGATTTTAATGAAGCGTATTATAAAAATGAGGAATTATACAGATATAAAGATAAAAAAATGATCTGA
- a CDS encoding betaine/proline/choline family ABC transporter ATP-binding protein (Members of the family are the ATP-binding subunit of ABC transporters for substrates such as betaine, L-proline or other amino acids, choline, carnitine, etc. The substrate specificity is best determined from the substrate-binding subunit, rather than this subunit, as it interacts with the permease subunit and not with substrate directly.) — protein MLSIKNLTKIYGGSKKAVNDISLDIQEGEFIAFIGTSGSGKTTALRMINRMIEPTSGTITINGKDITKKNPVELRRSIGYVIQQIGLLPHMTIKENITLVPRLLKWSEEDKDRKAKELIKLVDLPEEFLQRYPSELSGGQQQRIGVVRALAAEQDIILMDEPFGALDPITRDTLQDLVKELQQKLGKTFIFVTHDMDEAIKLADRICIMSHGEIIQFDTPDEILRNPANDFVRDFIGEGRLIQDRPNMRTVADAMITPVSITVDKSINECIALMREKRIDTILVTDSKKKLLGFIDIEDINEGYRKGMDIVDLMGRDIYKIGIDSKLQDSVRTILKRNVRNIPVVDENNTLIGLITRSNLVDIVYDTIWGEETSAPVTSGADEA, from the coding sequence ATGTTAAGCATAAAGAATTTAACTAAGATTTACGGCGGCAGTAAGAAAGCCGTTAACGACATTTCCCTCGATATTCAGGAAGGTGAATTTATCGCATTTATCGGTACCAGCGGGAGTGGTAAAACGACCGCACTCCGCATGATTAACCGGATGATCGAACCGACCTCCGGGACGATTACGATAAACGGTAAAGATATCACCAAGAAAAACCCGGTGGAACTGCGCCGCAGTATCGGCTATGTGATTCAGCAGATTGGACTTTTGCCGCACATGACGATCAAAGAAAACATTACACTTGTTCCGAGACTTTTAAAATGGTCTGAGGAAGATAAAGACAGGAAGGCGAAAGAGTTAATAAAACTCGTCGACCTGCCTGAAGAATTTTTACAACGCTACCCTTCTGAACTGTCCGGCGGACAGCAGCAGCGTATCGGTGTTGTCCGTGCACTTGCAGCAGAACAGGACATCATCCTGATGGATGAGCCGTTTGGCGCACTCGATCCTATTACCCGCGACACACTCCAGGATTTAGTTAAAGAACTCCAGCAGAAACTCGGCAAAACATTTATTTTTGTCACACACGATATGGATGAAGCAATTAAACTCGCAGACAGAATCTGCATTATGAGTCACGGTGAAATTATCCAGTTCGATACTCCGGATGAAATTCTCCGCAACCCTGCCAATGATTTCGTACGCGACTTTATCGGTGAAGGCCGTTTAATTCAGGACCGTCCGAATATGCGTACCGTCGCTGATGCAATGATTACACCTGTCAGCATAACAGTCGATAAATCGATTAACGAATGTATCGCCCTGATGCGTGAAAAACGTATCGATACGATTCTCGTTACCGACAGCAAGAAGAAACTGCTCGGCTTTATCGACATTGAAGATATTAACGAAGGATACCGTAAAGGTATGGATATCGTTGATTTAATGGGCCGCGACATATACAAAATCGGCATCGATTCAAAACTTCAGGATTCCGTCCGCACTATTTTAAAACGAAACGTCAGAAACATACCTGTAGTGGATGAAAACAATACATTAATCGGATTAATTACGCGTTCCAACTTAGTGGATATCGTATACGACACAATCTGGGGCGAGGAGACGTCCGCACCGGTAACGTCAGGAGCTGATGAAGCATGA
- a CDS encoding metallophosphoesterase, translating to MKIGVISDLHIDRYHSETLQQKDFSLTLANEVSRASLDILLIAGDISNDHIRSYRFMQELEQMTGVTIYFVPGNHDFWNFSGDAKSTREIYEYFKDTKYFKVGAPIDLGDDWALVMNPAWYDYTYASDRFSLERLSQREFYGGTWQDKVKINWGMSDPEVSKLMAERAASDLEAVRDKKIILMTHVVTNKAFRVPMPNRLFDYYNAFIGTSDFDSFYEDYDIRYSIMGHIHFRHQVKEGSTDYICACLGYKREWRTKDIVHEMRDALQVIEI from the coding sequence ATGAAAATTGGGGTTATTTCAGATTTGCACATCGATCGTTATCACAGCGAGACGCTGCAGCAAAAAGATTTTTCTCTGACGCTTGCAAACGAAGTGTCTCGGGCGTCGCTTGATATACTGCTGATTGCCGGTGATATTTCAAACGATCACATTCGTTCATACCGGTTCATGCAGGAGCTTGAGCAGATGACTGGTGTGACGATATATTTCGTGCCCGGAAACCACGATTTCTGGAACTTCAGCGGAGATGCGAAAAGTACCCGGGAAATATATGAATACTTTAAAGATACGAAGTATTTTAAAGTAGGAGCGCCGATTGATCTTGGCGACGACTGGGCACTCGTCATGAACCCGGCCTGGTATGATTACACATACGCGAGTGATCGTTTTTCACTGGAACGCTTAAGTCAGCGCGAATTTTACGGCGGTACATGGCAGGATAAGGTGAAAATCAACTGGGGCATGTCAGACCCGGAAGTTTCAAAATTAATGGCGGAACGCGCTGCGTCGGACCTGGAGGCGGTCCGGGACAAGAAGATCATCCTGATGACACACGTGGTCACGAACAAAGCGTTCAGGGTGCCGATGCCGAATCGTCTGTTCGATTACTATAATGCGTTCATCGGCACGTCGGATTTCGATTCTTTTTACGAAGACTACGACATCCGGTACAGCATCATGGGGCATATACATTTCAGACACCAGGTTAAGGAAGGCAGTACGGATTACATTTGTGCCTGTCTCGGATATAAGCGCGAGTGGCGGACGAAAGACATCGTCCATGAAATGCGCGATGCGCTGCAGGTAATAGAGATTTAA
- a CDS encoding osmoprotectant ABC transporter substrate-binding protein, with translation MRQTKKLLAVILVSLTVLAGCSLPGLSSSSSDGIAITSMTTTESQIVSHMSRLMIEHYSDGEIEPVMINNLGSSTIQHNALLSGDAQVSGVRYTGTELTGVLNKDAESDPMVALEQTQEAFDKDFDMKFYDSYGFDNTYAFMVTRETAEKYNLETTSDLAEYTDEFAVGVDTSWFNRPGDGYPAFQKAYGFEFDNIRAMQISLVYEALSTGSLDLALGYTTDGRIPAYDLVVLEDDLQFFPPYDAAPFATHEIIEEYPVIDDALSRLTDTISTETMQNLNYRSDEEGIEPALVAEEFLEEHNYFEGKGE, from the coding sequence ATGAGACAAACTAAAAAATTATTAGCCGTCATCCTGGTATCTCTGACTGTCTTGGCCGGGTGCAGTCTGCCCGGACTCAGCAGCAGTTCCAGCGATGGCATTGCAATTACTTCTATGACAACTACAGAATCACAAATCGTTTCACATATGTCGCGCTTAATGATCGAACATTACAGCGACGGCGAAATTGAACCCGTGATGATTAACAATCTCGGTTCATCAACCATTCAGCACAACGCACTGCTCTCGGGAGATGCCCAGGTATCGGGTGTCCGTTATACAGGCACAGAACTTACAGGTGTTTTGAATAAGGACGCTGAAAGTGATCCGATGGTGGCACTCGAGCAGACGCAGGAAGCGTTTGATAAAGATTTTGATATGAAATTTTACGACTCTTACGGTTTTGATAACACGTACGCATTTATGGTAACGCGTGAAACAGCGGAAAAATACAATCTTGAAACAACATCAGATCTCGCAGAATATACAGATGAGTTCGCAGTCGGTGTGGATACATCATGGTTCAACCGTCCGGGTGACGGATATCCTGCATTCCAGAAAGCATACGGGTTTGAATTCGATAACATCCGTGCAATGCAGATCAGTCTCGTGTACGAAGCATTAAGTACAGGCAGTCTGGATCTCGCACTCGGCTATACGACTGACGGCCGTATTCCGGCATATGATTTAGTCGTGCTGGAAGATGACCTGCAGTTCTTCCCGCCGTATGATGCAGCACCGTTTGCAACACATGAAATTATCGAGGAATATCCTGTAATTGACGATGCACTGTCACGTCTGACTGATACGATTTCAACAGAAACGATGCAGAACTTAAACTACCGTTCGGATGAGGAAGGCATTGAGCCTGCACTCGTTGCGGAAGAGTTTTTAGAAGAACACAACTACTTTGAAGGGAAAGGTGAATAA
- a CDS encoding AEC family transporter encodes MLSLLMIVVPVFLVFVIGFTAQKLLKMDIKSVSSVSLYILFPCLAFTTFYTNPLDGEFLYALFYSVILMLTLTLVTIVIASVLKYSRAEIGAMLLGVLFPNSGNYGAPVVLFAINAAAFDYAIMLTVIHTFIISTVGIFIASYGNGAAITVREGIRSVMRVPVIYAVMIAVIMQLLNFDIPPQFMEVIEMIGAASIPIVMLILGMQLADMKLGHSKITEVTGLVVMRMVVSPLIAMVLTLFMPIDEIFKLVFIILNAMPVAANATMIAAAYNTKPDTVSLGAFVTTVLSLIALPVWLYVLGIGM; translated from the coding sequence ATGTTGTCATTATTAATGATTGTAGTGCCTGTCTTTTTAGTTTTTGTGATCGGTTTTACAGCACAGAAACTGCTGAAAATGGACATTAAATCTGTATCATCCGTGTCGCTTTACATATTATTTCCCTGCCTTGCATTTACGACGTTTTATACAAACCCTTTGGATGGGGAATTTTTATACGCATTGTTTTATTCGGTAATTCTAATGCTCACCTTAACGCTGGTTACAATCGTAATTGCGTCCGTGCTGAAATACAGCCGTGCGGAAATTGGTGCAATGCTGCTTGGTGTACTGTTTCCAAACAGCGGAAATTACGGTGCACCGGTAGTGCTGTTCGCGATTAATGCGGCGGCATTTGACTATGCGATTATGCTGACTGTAATACATACGTTTATTATCAGCACAGTCGGAATATTCATTGCCTCATACGGTAACGGTGCGGCAATTACTGTGCGGGAAGGCATACGCAGTGTCATGCGGGTACCTGTTATATATGCTGTAATGATTGCAGTAATTATGCAGCTTTTAAATTTTGATATACCGCCGCAGTTTATGGAAGTGATTGAAATGATTGGAGCGGCATCGATTCCAATCGTTATGCTGATACTCGGCATGCAGCTCGCGGATATGAAGCTTGGCCACAGTAAAATCACGGAAGTAACAGGGCTGGTTGTCATGCGTATGGTGGTATCCCCGCTCATTGCGATGGTACTGACATTGTTCATGCCGATTGATGAAATATTTAAACTGGTGTTTATCATACTGAACGCAATGCCGGTGGCCGCGAATGCCACGATGATTGCCGCAGCGTACAATACAAAGCCGGATACAGTTTCCCTTGGGGCGTTCGTAACGACTGTATTGAGCCTGATTGCGCTCCCGGTATGGCTGTATGTACTTGGAATCGGGATGTAG
- a CDS encoding MOSC domain-containing protein, whose protein sequence is MSIYGKVRTLYTGKVKTCGNPEAERKMDQPWETGAFKEQTDEPVFLSEEGLAGDECADKKNHGGPEKALFAYSLAHYDDWQRELGNPDITAGGNGENISVMHMDETSVCIGDIYELGEAVVQVSQPRRPCWKPARRHRDVDLAKKIEDSGRTGWYFRVLKEGNIKAGDTFQLVERPCPDWTIARMNEVLYHNRDNIGLMENLRDGKYTPPSWKKALDKLLTGEEVDDSKRLYGPNI, encoded by the coding sequence ATGTCGATTTATGGAAAAGTTCGTACACTCTATACAGGAAAAGTTAAAACATGCGGAAATCCTGAAGCGGAACGTAAAATGGATCAGCCGTGGGAAACCGGAGCGTTTAAAGAACAAACGGATGAGCCTGTATTTTTATCCGAAGAAGGTCTGGCAGGCGATGAATGTGCAGATAAGAAAAATCACGGCGGACCGGAGAAAGCGCTGTTTGCCTACAGTCTCGCACATTACGACGACTGGCAGCGGGAACTCGGCAATCCGGATATTACCGCCGGCGGCAACGGGGAAAACATTTCTGTTATGCACATGGACGAAACAAGTGTCTGTATCGGTGATATTTATGAACTGGGTGAAGCGGTTGTCCAGGTCTCGCAGCCGCGCCGTCCGTGCTGGAAACCGGCACGGCGTCACAGAGATGTCGACCTTGCGAAAAAGATTGAGGATTCCGGACGTACCGGCTGGTATTTCCGCGTGCTTAAAGAAGGAAATATTAAAGCCGGTGATACATTTCAGCTGGTCGAGCGCCCGTGCCCGGACTGGACGATTGCACGTATGAACGAAGTGCTTTATCATAATCGGGATAATATCGGCCTGATGGAAAACTTAAGAGATGGTAAGTACACACCGCCGAGCTGGAAGAAAGCACTTGATAAGCTTCTGACCGGTGAAGAGGTGGACGATTCAAAACGACTGTACGGACCGAATATATAA
- a CDS encoding acyl-CoA thioesterase, which produces MSVYVAETEIQILYADTDMMGVIYHGNYIKWLELGRRQLIEDIGYDYLTMERAGYLAPVHNVNITYAKPLKYGDRAFVRTWVEEHTGVRTIYGFEIVNGDGEVCTHGTTTLIVVKKVDGEFQPVIFKRVFPEWHAKYEEIKAKN; this is translated from the coding sequence ATGAGCGTTTATGTAGCAGAAACTGAAATACAGATATTATATGCCGATACGGATATGATGGGTGTTATTTATCACGGCAATTATATTAAATGGCTGGAACTCGGACGCAGACAGCTGATTGAGGATATCGGCTATGATTACCTGACGATGGAACGCGCAGGATACCTCGCTCCCGTTCACAACGTCAACATCACATACGCAAAACCGTTAAAATACGGCGACCGCGCATTCGTCCGTACATGGGTGGAAGAACATACAGGTGTCCGCACAATTTACGGCTTCGAAATCGTTAACGGTGACGGTGAAGTATGCACGCACGGCACAACAACACTGATTGTTGTGAAAAAAGTCGACGGCGAATTCCAGCCTGTCATCTTTAAACGCGTATTCCCCGAATGGCACGCGAAATACGAAGAAATTAAAGCTAAAAATTAG
- a CDS encoding fumarylacetoacetate hydrolase family protein translates to MKLLTFVDELTGKYHLGVLTASGVLDISEDFETLQDVMANKEKAEALIEFYLEDEHIELKSIDDIKLGPVVPNPEKIICIGVNYKRHAEEMKIDIPELPIIFSKFNNALTAHNSTIKIPSDTYMIDYEGELAIIIGKEGRNIPRDEAMDYVFGYANANDVSDRSAQFATSQWLAGKSYDGFCPIGPYIATLGEIGEPHKLRIKTYVNDELRQDSNTNDMVFKSRGLVSYISKYMTLKPGDIILTGTPEGVASGYKTADKPWIKDGDTVTVEIESLGRLTNRFEKE, encoded by the coding sequence ATGAAATTACTGACTTTTGTAGATGAGTTAACGGGGAAGTATCACCTTGGTGTACTGACAGCGTCAGGTGTGCTGGATATTTCCGAAGATTTTGAAACGCTGCAGGATGTCATGGCGAACAAGGAAAAGGCGGAGGCACTGATCGAGTTCTATCTGGAAGATGAGCACATCGAACTGAAAAGTATCGATGATATCAAGCTCGGACCGGTTGTGCCAAATCCGGAGAAAATCATTTGCATCGGTGTTAACTATAAACGCCATGCAGAAGAAATGAAAATAGATATTCCGGAACTGCCGATTATCTTTTCGAAGTTCAACAACGCACTGACAGCGCATAACAGTACGATAAAAATCCCGTCGGACACATACATGATTGATTACGAAGGCGAGCTTGCGATTATTATCGGTAAAGAAGGCCGCAACATCCCGCGGGATGAGGCGATGGATTACGTGTTCGGCTATGCCAATGCGAACGACGTTTCCGACCGGAGCGCACAGTTTGCGACGAGCCAGTGGCTCGCGGGGAAATCGTACGACGGTTTCTGTCCAATCGGCCCGTATATTGCAACGCTCGGGGAAATAGGAGAGCCGCATAAACTGCGTATCAAAACGTATGTTAATGACGAACTCCGTCAGGATTCCAATACGAATGATATGGTGTTTAAGAGCAGAGGCCTCGTCAGCTATATTTCAAAATATATGACGCTTAAGCCCGGTGATATTATTCTCACGGGTACACCTGAAGGGGTGGCGTCCGGATATAAAACCGCAGACAAGCCGTGGATTAAAGACGGTGACACTGTAACGGTTGAAATAGAATCGCTCGGCAGACTGACGAATCGTTTTGAAAAGGAATGA
- a CDS encoding ABC transporter permease: MMEFLSVNGSELLMKTWEHFYLSIISLIIGILIAVPLGMSIANTKKLSGYVLTTAGVLQTVPTLAVLALMIPLFGVGRVPAIIALSAYILLPILNNTIIGVKNIDPNVREAAKSMGMTRMQLMWNVELPIAVPLILSGIRLSSVYVISWATLASYIGAGGLGDFVFNGLNSYQPELIISAAIMVTLLALIADYVLSLTEKWATPKGLKVSR, encoded by the coding sequence ATGATGGAATTTTTAAGCGTCAACGGTTCGGAGCTCCTCATGAAAACATGGGAACACTTTTACCTGTCTATTATTTCATTGATCATCGGTATTCTGATCGCCGTTCCGCTTGGTATGTCAATTGCCAACACTAAAAAACTGAGCGGCTACGTATTAACGACAGCCGGCGTGCTGCAGACCGTACCGACACTTGCAGTGCTTGCATTAATGATTCCGCTGTTTGGAGTCGGACGCGTGCCTGCAATTATCGCACTCAGTGCATATATTCTGCTGCCGATTTTAAACAATACGATTATCGGTGTTAAAAACATCGATCCGAACGTCAGGGAAGCAGCAAAAAGTATGGGCATGACACGTATGCAGTTAATGTGGAACGTTGAACTGCCGATTGCTGTTCCGTTAATTTTGAGCGGTATCAGATTATCATCGGTTTACGTTATTTCATGGGCAACGCTTGCCAGCTATATCGGTGCCGGCGGACTTGGCGACTTCGTCTTTAACGGTCTGAATTCGTACCAGCCCGAACTGATTATCAGCGCAGCAATTATGGTGACACTGCTCGCTTTAATTGCTGATTATGTTTTATCGCTTACAGAAAAATGGGCGACGCCGAAAGGCTTAAAAGTATCGAGATAG
- a CDS encoding YciI family protein yields MKYFAVFLSMKDEELSRIHRQKHLDFLAQKRESGTVLMNGRFTDGTGGLIIYRAENEESAVSLVKQDPYISLGARDYEIREWDMETNYEF; encoded by the coding sequence ATGAAGTATTTCGCAGTGTTTTTATCGATGAAAGATGAAGAGTTATCGCGTATACACAGACAGAAACATCTGGACTTTTTGGCACAGAAGAGAGAGTCCGGCACTGTACTGATGAACGGCAGGTTCACAGACGGTACAGGCGGTCTTATTATTTACCGTGCTGAAAATGAAGAGTCAGCGGTCTCACTCGTAAAACAGGATCCCTACATTTCGCTGGGTGCGAGAGATTATGAAATCCGTGAATGGGATATGGAAACAAATTACGAGTTTTAA